The Chryseolinea soli genome contains a region encoding:
- a CDS encoding RNA polymerase sigma-70 factor — protein MGRERILTKYTDEQLLEGIRRADHDVFTTLYSNMFQGLSLAALKFVKDTAIAEEIVQDVFLKLWEAPEQIDNITFLKAYLYRSVINQSINYVNRQKNIAQHHARMAEDITDKYIENLSEDHALLEILHHEIERLPEQCRKVFKMSRFQNLKYREIAEQLQIAEKTVENHIVNALKILRARLLERDENFKEFLGR, from the coding sequence ATGGGACGGGAGCGGATACTAACGAAATACACGGATGAGCAACTGCTGGAGGGCATCCGAAGGGCAGACCATGACGTTTTCACAACGCTCTATTCGAACATGTTTCAAGGCCTGTCGCTCGCGGCACTGAAGTTTGTGAAAGACACCGCCATCGCCGAAGAAATTGTTCAGGATGTTTTTCTAAAACTGTGGGAAGCGCCGGAACAAATCGACAACATCACTTTTCTCAAAGCCTATCTCTACCGTTCGGTCATCAACCAGTCCATCAATTACGTGAACCGTCAGAAAAATATTGCCCAACATCACGCGCGCATGGCGGAGGACATCACCGACAAGTACATCGAGAACCTCAGTGAGGATCACGCGTTGCTGGAAATTCTGCACCATGAAATCGAGCGCCTGCCCGAACAGTGTCGCAAAGTTTTTAAGATGAGCCGGTTTCAGAACCTCAAATACCGCGAGATCGCGGAGCAACTTCAGATTGCCGAAAAAACCGTAGAGAACCACATCGTGAACGCCCTGAAAATTCTCCGCGCCAGGTTGCTGGAGAGGGACGAAAACTTTAAAGAATTCCTGGGCCGCTAA
- a CDS encoding LytR/AlgR family response regulator transcription factor, whose protein sequence is MKKLSCIIVDDEPVARKILEEFTEQVPFLDLLGKFESAMKAEEFLKSRQPDVIFLDIEMPKVSGLQMLKRVHIESMVILTTAFPQYALDGYELDIIDYLLKPFALHRFLKAVQKAKDFYEMKTQSGSAPPPSYIFIKSDKRIEKVELSEILYAEVLGNYLTIYTDRKKIIAYLTMKSLESQLPASDFIKIHQSFLVNRSKIESVEGNDLMVGTKSLPISRNYRDGVANLINQRLLKR, encoded by the coding sequence ATGAAAAAACTCAGTTGTATCATCGTCGACGATGAGCCGGTGGCCAGAAAGATCCTCGAGGAGTTTACGGAGCAGGTTCCTTTTCTGGATTTGCTGGGGAAATTTGAGAGTGCGATGAAGGCAGAGGAGTTTTTGAAGAGCCGTCAGCCGGATGTTATTTTTTTGGATATCGAGATGCCTAAAGTGTCGGGTTTGCAAATGCTGAAGCGGGTTCATATTGAGTCGATGGTCATACTGACCACGGCGTTCCCTCAATATGCACTTGACGGATATGAGCTCGACATCATCGATTATCTTTTAAAGCCATTTGCCTTGCATCGTTTTTTGAAAGCCGTGCAAAAGGCAAAGGACTTCTATGAAATGAAGACGCAGTCAGGCAGCGCACCTCCGCCGTCTTACATTTTTATTAAAAGTGACAAACGCATTGAGAAAGTCGAGCTGAGCGAGATCCTGTATGCCGAAGTGTTGGGAAATTATCTGACGATCTATACCGACCGCAAAAAGATCATTGCCTATCTCACCATGAAGAGCCTCGAAAGTCAGCTGCCTGCCTCCGATTTTATTAAAATACATCAGTCGTTTCTGGTAAACCGTTCCAAAATAGAATCTGTGGAAGGCAACGATCTCATGGTGGGGACAAAATCGCTGCCGATCAGTCGCAATTACCGCGACGGCGTGGCGAACCTGATCAATCAAAGACTCTTAAAGCGGTGA
- a CDS encoding RagB/SusD family nutrient uptake outer membrane protein, whose translation MKIRLLTGLTLVLLTATRCSDYLEHLPDQRAELNTPEKVAELLASAYPRANYITFLEALSDNAEDKALTTSELINSAPWQFNDVPSRNEDTPDFYWQAAYAAIAASNQALETINSASDQTQYRASKGEALVTRAYAHFMLVTLFSRVYNPVTAATDPGIPYVTEPEKVVTQKYERKTVAYVYEQIEKDLEEGIPLLDNESYKEGAGRYHFTTTAAHGFATRFYLFKMDYTKVVEHANLAFPSGNILPSLRPINSEAYRAMEPLVKLAEYTKADKPSNLLLVEAPSLWARSLRGYRYGFNFNLLSKVVWNQNVTSGLWGYMFYGNEASLFTPKFREHFVKMDPNAEIGTPYNMIPLLTAEEVLFNRAEANARLGNYDATLKDLNDFASTRIIVNDTDEPYYDPARHTVTRARVLRFYNTTDIEAALIATVLDFKRVEFLFEGQRWFDIIRHRLQVVHVPYSRDNILTLGPNDPRRVLQIPQEAQSSGIELNPR comes from the coding sequence ATGAAAATACGATTACTTACAGGTTTGACGCTGGTGCTCCTCACGGCTACACGCTGCAGCGACTACCTCGAACACCTTCCCGACCAACGCGCGGAACTGAACACGCCCGAAAAGGTGGCCGAGCTCCTGGCATCAGCCTATCCGCGGGCCAACTACATCACCTTCCTGGAAGCGCTTTCCGACAACGCCGAAGACAAAGCGCTCACCACCTCGGAGCTCATCAACAGCGCACCGTGGCAATTCAACGATGTGCCAAGCCGCAATGAAGACACGCCCGACTTCTATTGGCAGGCCGCTTATGCGGCCATCGCTGCGTCGAACCAGGCGCTGGAAACCATCAACAGCGCAAGCGATCAGACACAATACAGAGCCTCGAAAGGAGAGGCGTTGGTGACACGGGCGTATGCCCATTTTATGTTGGTCACGCTCTTCTCCCGTGTATACAATCCCGTGACGGCCGCCACCGATCCAGGCATTCCCTATGTGACCGAACCCGAGAAGGTGGTGACGCAAAAATATGAGCGCAAGACGGTGGCCTACGTATACGAACAGATCGAGAAAGATCTGGAGGAAGGGATTCCTTTGCTGGACAACGAATCGTATAAGGAAGGCGCCGGTCGTTATCATTTCACCACCACGGCAGCGCATGGATTTGCCACACGGTTCTACCTGTTCAAAATGGATTACACCAAAGTGGTGGAGCACGCCAACCTGGCGTTTCCCTCGGGCAACATCTTGCCGAGCTTGCGACCAATCAACTCCGAAGCCTACCGCGCCATGGAACCTTTGGTGAAGTTGGCGGAATACACCAAAGCCGATAAGCCCTCGAACTTGTTGCTGGTGGAAGCGCCGTCGCTGTGGGCACGGAGCCTGCGTGGCTATCGCTACGGCTTCAACTTCAACCTGCTGAGTAAAGTGGTGTGGAATCAGAACGTGACCAGCGGACTGTGGGGCTACATGTTCTATGGCAACGAGGCCTCGCTGTTCACACCCAAATTCAGAGAGCATTTTGTGAAGATGGATCCGAACGCCGAGATCGGCACGCCCTATAACATGATCCCGCTCCTCACGGCCGAAGAAGTGTTGTTCAATCGCGCCGAAGCCAATGCACGCCTGGGCAACTACGATGCCACGCTAAAAGATCTCAATGACTTTGCCAGCACCCGCATCATCGTGAACGACACCGATGAGCCATACTACGACCCCGCCCGGCACACCGTGACGCGCGCCCGCGTGCTGCGGTTTTACAACACCACCGACATTGAAGCGGCCCTCATTGCTACCGTGCTCGACTTCAAACGGGTGGAGTTCCTCTTCGAGGGGCAGCGCTGGTTCGACATCATCCGTCATCGCCTGCAGGTAGTGCATGTGCCCTACAGCCGCGACAATATTTTGACTTTGGGGCCGAACGACCCGCGCCGGGTGTTGCAGATCCCGCAAGAGGCACAGTCGTCGGGAATAGAATTGAATCCACGCTAA
- a CDS encoding zinc-binding metallopeptidase has protein sequence MNARNTFRTTLFAIAAMTLASSCSDPEEDLDISFLDVDTETNAIDRWIVQNYTDPYNIAVSYKWVPFELATDKVLVPVKEEKVIPVMTLVKQTWIEPYVQEAGGDFMKINAPKQFVLVGSPQYNNDGTMVLGEAESGRKVTLFVINDFVNTDVPAVKQMLHTIHHEFAHILHQSKLYPRNFKQITPSGYTATWYNTVNEDAWNLGFITPYARASSDEDFVEMISTMLVEGHDGYEAILSKASANGKALLRQKEAIVVAYFKETWNIDFYQLQQTTGKAIVAATK, from the coding sequence ATGAACGCTCGTAATACATTTCGCACCACCCTCTTCGCCATCGCCGCCATGACGCTCGCGTCGTCGTGCAGCGATCCCGAAGAAGATCTCGACATCTCGTTTCTGGACGTTGATACGGAAACCAATGCGATCGACCGGTGGATCGTCCAAAACTATACCGATCCCTACAACATCGCCGTCAGCTACAAATGGGTTCCCTTCGAATTGGCCACCGACAAAGTGCTGGTGCCGGTGAAGGAAGAGAAGGTGATCCCCGTGATGACGCTGGTGAAGCAGACCTGGATTGAGCCCTATGTGCAGGAGGCTGGTGGGGACTTCATGAAGATCAATGCACCAAAGCAATTTGTCCTGGTGGGAAGCCCGCAGTACAACAACGACGGCACCATGGTGTTGGGGGAGGCGGAGTCGGGTCGCAAGGTGACCCTGTTTGTGATCAATGATTTTGTGAATACGGACGTGCCGGCGGTGAAGCAGATGTTGCACACCATTCACCACGAATTTGCCCACATCCTGCACCAGTCAAAACTTTATCCGAGAAATTTCAAGCAAATCACCCCCTCGGGCTACACGGCCACCTGGTATAACACGGTGAATGAAGATGCGTGGAACCTCGGGTTCATCACGCCCTATGCCCGGGCGAGCTCCGACGAAGATTTTGTGGAGATGATCTCGACGATGTTGGTCGAGGGCCACGACGGCTATGAGGCGATCCTGAGCAAAGCGTCGGCCAATGGCAAAGCGCTGCTGCGTCAGAAGGAAGCGATCGTGGTAGCTTATTTCAAAGAAACCTGGAACATCGATTTTTATCAATTGCAGCAGACGACGGGGAAAGCCATTGTTGCGGCAACAAAATGA
- a CDS encoding sensor histidine kinase, translated as MFAKKRTAYLLFCGAYVGALIFEKPIYAGGTVLDCFSYLFTVLIHLFLFGLLILVNSSFLIPKLLEKKFFGAYASALIGLIFLYTFSMSHYNTFIHETVFHDRVIETSSGFWANFVYGMCCTVITSMLYVTQKWAEQQEQMKNSHINQLQTELKYLRSQINPHFLFNGLNTVYGSIDMGNSLARNMLVQFSDLLRYNLYEADVDMISIEKEIKHLRNYVALQKARSNDNMEVTLDIHYSDGSVKVAPLIFMAFVENAFKYVSRDDKAINRIVISLKQEPGAKHQEPGAGSQEPGVGRGKIYFVCENTFDEGESSQGGIGLTNATRRLELLYKDRYQLDIRKENNIYRVQLMLML; from the coding sequence ATGTTCGCAAAAAAACGCACCGCATATTTACTGTTTTGCGGCGCCTACGTCGGCGCGCTAATATTCGAGAAACCGATTTATGCCGGTGGGACTGTGCTCGATTGTTTTTCCTATTTGTTTACGGTCCTGATCCATCTTTTTCTTTTTGGGCTTCTCATCCTGGTCAACAGTTCATTTTTAATTCCCAAGCTGCTGGAGAAAAAATTCTTTGGCGCGTATGCGTCGGCACTGATCGGGCTGATCTTTCTGTACACATTTTCCATGAGCCACTACAACACGTTCATCCACGAGACGGTTTTTCATGACCGGGTGATCGAGACCAGCTCCGGGTTTTGGGCCAACTTCGTATACGGGATGTGCTGCACCGTCATTACCTCCATGCTCTATGTGACACAGAAGTGGGCGGAGCAGCAGGAGCAGATGAAAAATAGTCATATCAATCAATTGCAAACGGAATTGAAATACCTGCGTTCGCAGATCAATCCCCACTTCCTCTTCAATGGCCTCAACACCGTTTATGGTTCCATCGATATGGGCAACAGCCTGGCCAGAAATATGCTCGTGCAATTTTCTGATCTCCTGCGATACAATTTGTATGAAGCGGATGTCGATATGATCTCGATAGAAAAGGAGATCAAACACCTCCGGAACTATGTGGCCCTGCAAAAGGCGCGTAGCAACGATAACATGGAGGTTACGCTGGACATTCATTATTCGGACGGAAGTGTGAAGGTTGCGCCGTTGATCTTCATGGCTTTTGTTGAAAATGCTTTTAAATATGTGTCGCGGGATGATAAGGCTATTAACCGGATCGTCATCTCGTTGAAACAAGAGCCGGGAGCGAAGCATCAGGAGCCAGGAGCCGGGAGCCAGGAGCCAGGAGTTGGGCGGGGAAAAATTTATTTTGTTTGTGAGAATACTTTTGATGAAGGGGAATCTTCGCAGGGAGGGATTGGGCTTACGAATGCTACGCGGCGGCTGGAGTTGTTGTATAAGGACCGTTATCAACTGGATATCCGAAAGGAGAATAATATTTACCGGGTGCAGTTAATGCTTATGCTATGA
- a CDS encoding MBG domain-containing protein — protein MKTILLLRNVLTVIFATALSSGAWAQFWEKTEGPFGGSITAALVTTDGTYFGGSGTGNVYRKLAGSDKWEIVFAVTAGSILDLHEYNGTVYVSYAGEEEGTLSVSKDGGTKWEREDNGLPGMVRDMTVNDNGDLFAATTEGIYKRTLGKGGSINWELRTIPTDFGSYIFSICNDHKGTLFAGAGRGLFRSDDDGETWTLSAFYETANAIMSLAVNENGDVYAGTGDTGLQVNYAGDGEPNTWVPVAADLMGTTQIRRVDILKGKEIFVSVTFSGSYYSSDGENFNSLNTRDSRAGSYYDPATDKLVVGTDEGFWTAPYITDNFQFVQIGVPLNVNRLFSYQSKLIAMVDNNKIYSSGDQGKTWTYDFGNGEGVVTSYAEKDNLDMFVGCKGGLAGTPWVNAHIFIEYLGERDWWNIGFPRKVRNISDILVTSKDSVYVGTNDGLYLIDTKFYEASQRSIIGEGVSILYLKEDKDGNIYAGTNQGVYISSDDGLHWQTHVLEDKEITDLMIRDGHLYAATIDGLFYLETPEAAPQQIAVGGKGSEFTGVATDDLGHLYAVSPSGVFYAENESAAWEPEISDIENHEYKRLVVIDNLTYLSTNVGIYKHAYAAYAAIDLSNVGTFTYNGAPRAATATTTPAGLPVTLLYDGQETPPVEGGNYQVTAIVSDPGYTGRKKARIVIEKAEAPIALTGLGTHYYSGNPFSVTAVTTPAGLPVTITYNDGADVPTEIGEYYVIATIEHRSYKGQASGDLLIQDPIMSTEDPLNKFLSVYPVPAREQLTIESQGSPIRSILVTDIMGKRLSEITFNTPVARHVLDTRQLSAGLLLFRITTDKNEKIIKRGEIIR, from the coding sequence ATGAAAACAATTTTACTCCTCAGGAATGTATTGACGGTCATCTTCGCGACGGCGCTCTCATCGGGCGCCTGGGCTCAATTTTGGGAAAAGACCGAAGGCCCCTTTGGTGGATCGATCACCGCGGCATTGGTGACGACCGATGGCACCTACTTCGGTGGATCGGGAACCGGCAATGTTTACCGCAAGCTTGCGGGCAGCGACAAATGGGAGATCGTGTTCGCCGTAACCGCCGGATCCATTTTGGATTTGCATGAATATAACGGAACCGTTTATGTGAGCTACGCCGGAGAGGAAGAAGGCACACTCTCCGTCAGCAAAGACGGCGGCACCAAATGGGAGCGCGAAGACAACGGGTTGCCCGGTATGGTGCGCGACATGACCGTGAACGACAACGGCGACCTCTTTGCGGCAACCACCGAAGGTATTTATAAAAGGACGCTTGGCAAAGGAGGTTCCATCAACTGGGAGCTTCGGACGATTCCCACGGACTTTGGCTCGTACATTTTTTCAATTTGCAACGACCACAAAGGCACACTCTTCGCCGGCGCCGGCCGCGGCTTGTTTCGCTCCGACGACGATGGAGAAACCTGGACCTTGTCGGCCTTTTATGAAACGGCCAATGCCATCATGAGCCTGGCCGTAAACGAGAACGGCGACGTATATGCCGGCACCGGCGACACCGGCCTGCAAGTGAACTACGCCGGCGACGGTGAACCCAACACCTGGGTACCGGTGGCCGCCGACTTGATGGGCACCACGCAAATCAGAAGAGTGGACATTCTGAAAGGCAAAGAAATTTTTGTGAGCGTCACGTTTTCGGGCAGCTATTATTCCAGCGATGGAGAGAACTTCAATAGCCTCAACACACGTGACAGCCGCGCGGGCTCTTACTATGATCCGGCCACCGATAAACTGGTCGTGGGCACGGATGAAGGCTTTTGGACAGCACCTTATATCACGGATAATTTTCAGTTTGTGCAGATCGGTGTGCCCCTCAATGTTAACCGTTTGTTTTCGTATCAGTCGAAACTCATCGCCATGGTCGACAACAACAAGATCTATTCATCGGGCGACCAGGGCAAAACCTGGACCTATGATTTTGGAAACGGCGAAGGCGTGGTGACCAGCTATGCCGAAAAAGACAACCTCGACATGTTCGTAGGCTGCAAGGGGGGACTTGCCGGAACGCCCTGGGTGAATGCACACATCTTCATCGAATACCTCGGCGAACGCGATTGGTGGAATATAGGCTTCCCCAGAAAAGTGCGCAACATCTCCGACATCCTCGTAACATCGAAAGACTCTGTTTACGTGGGCACGAACGACGGCTTGTATCTGATCGACACGAAGTTTTACGAAGCCTCCCAACGCTCGATCATCGGTGAAGGTGTGTCCATTCTGTATCTCAAAGAGGACAAAGACGGAAATATTTATGCCGGCACCAACCAAGGCGTTTATATTTCATCCGACGATGGCCTGCATTGGCAAACGCACGTGCTGGAAGACAAGGAGATCACCGACCTCATGATCCGCGATGGACATCTCTACGCCGCGACGATCGATGGCCTGTTCTACCTGGAAACCCCGGAAGCGGCACCACAGCAAATTGCCGTCGGTGGGAAAGGCTCGGAATTCACGGGCGTGGCCACCGACGACCTCGGCCATTTATATGCCGTGAGTCCCTCGGGAGTATTCTACGCTGAAAATGAAAGCGCTGCATGGGAACCCGAAATTTCGGACATCGAGAATCATGAGTACAAAAGACTCGTGGTGATCGACAACCTGACCTATCTCTCCACCAATGTGGGCATCTACAAACACGCCTATGCAGCGTATGCCGCGATCGACCTCTCAAATGTGGGCACATTCACCTACAATGGAGCACCCCGTGCGGCCACAGCAACAACGACACCTGCAGGATTGCCGGTGACGCTCCTCTATGATGGACAAGAAACACCTCCCGTGGAGGGCGGCAACTACCAGGTGACGGCCATCGTGAGCGACCCCGGTTATACCGGTCGTAAGAAAGCAAGGATCGTAATCGAGAAAGCCGAAGCGCCCATCGCGCTGACCGGTTTAGGCACACACTATTATAGCGGCAATCCATTTTCCGTGACGGCCGTTACCACGCCGGCGGGACTGCCCGTCACCATCACCTACAACGACGGCGCTGATGTTCCGACGGAGATTGGCGAATACTATGTGATCGCCACGATCGAGCACAGATCCTACAAAGGGCAGGCTTCGGGTGATCTGCTCATCCAGGATCCCATCATGAGCACCGAAGACCCGCTCAACAAATTCCTGTCGGTCTATCCCGTGCCCGCTCGCGAACAGTTGACCATCGAAAGTCAAGGCAGCCCGATCCGCTCCATCCTGGTGACCGACATCATGGGGAAACGATTGAGCGAAATCACATTTAACACGCCGGTGGCCCGCCACGTTCTCGATACCCGCCAGCTCAGCGCCGGCCTGTTGCTGTTCAGGATCACGACGGATAAGAACGAAAAAATTATTAAACGCGGGGAAATTATCCGGTAA
- a CDS encoding DUF4302 domain-containing protein, giving the protein MKHTRSLYAQVLHLAIVMAGILFVTACSQQDDLVIPVEPSYADPQVKLDEFRQKLSSATDGWQGLLTPKKGKMFTLFFTLDNAGQVSMLADADTVAAKTFSRSKYRVEITQRVNASVLFAEGSNLERIPSSVDKEYAYQYSLGDTLFLLGSQYGDVLKLIKATAGERQAYESRQLKNSMQQIAKYLSTLRYLSFQPEPGKIIQFSLNPLARSVYNTYLEQRAKFFGSDYSYSPHGIVLKTSPNIGGYVPTEILWDAAKGSLYTNYKGQRMELQSSTLPAIPLHYLLGDEYSPGTVVPSPYAQRMPGWSPKFQTQWLIDDNALMKQLNLALYYMLLDLHVKENTMDLYIYYVTPESEFVRGKFPYTFSKTDDGIYTFTPLAIETGTEEGDNAARVKDHLPNILGAINQNRFHIEFYDAYAELGGLIPQYLSVDDTDIYFTGFFY; this is encoded by the coding sequence ATGAAACACACGCGATCACTATACGCCCAAGTCCTGCACCTGGCCATCGTCATGGCCGGCATCCTCTTCGTGACGGCTTGCAGCCAGCAGGACGACCTCGTCATTCCCGTCGAACCCTCCTATGCCGACCCGCAAGTGAAGCTGGACGAGTTCAGGCAGAAGCTATCTTCGGCTACCGACGGCTGGCAAGGGTTGCTCACCCCCAAGAAAGGAAAGATGTTCACGCTCTTCTTCACGCTGGACAACGCGGGACAAGTCTCCATGCTGGCCGACGCCGACACCGTAGCCGCCAAAACGTTTTCGCGAAGCAAATATCGTGTGGAGATCACGCAACGCGTCAACGCCAGCGTGTTGTTTGCTGAAGGATCCAACCTCGAAAGGATCCCGTCCAGCGTGGATAAAGAATATGCCTATCAATACAGTTTGGGCGACACGCTGTTCTTGTTGGGAAGTCAGTATGGTGATGTGTTGAAATTGATAAAGGCCACCGCTGGCGAGCGGCAAGCCTACGAATCGCGCCAACTGAAAAATTCCATGCAGCAGATCGCAAAATATCTTTCGACCCTGCGCTACTTGTCTTTTCAGCCGGAGCCGGGCAAGATCATACAGTTTTCCCTGAACCCCCTGGCACGGAGCGTCTACAATACGTATCTCGAACAACGCGCAAAATTTTTTGGAAGCGATTATTCTTATTCCCCCCATGGCATTGTGCTGAAAACCAGTCCCAACATCGGCGGCTATGTGCCTACGGAGATTTTGTGGGATGCCGCGAAAGGAAGTTTGTATACGAACTATAAAGGCCAGCGCATGGAGCTGCAATCCTCGACGCTTCCGGCGATACCCCTGCATTATTTGTTGGGCGATGAATATTCTCCCGGCACCGTAGTTCCCTCTCCCTACGCGCAACGAATGCCGGGTTGGTCGCCCAAGTTTCAAACCCAATGGCTGATAGACGACAACGCGCTGATGAAGCAGTTGAATCTTGCCTTGTACTACATGCTCCTCGATTTGCATGTGAAAGAGAACACGATGGACCTCTACATCTACTACGTGACCCCGGAGAGTGAGTTTGTGCGGGGTAAGTTTCCCTATACCTTCTCCAAGACGGACGATGGCATCTACACCTTCACACCGCTGGCGATCGAAACGGGGACGGAGGAGGGCGATAACGCAGCCCGCGTGAAAGATCATCTGCCCAACATTCTGGGCGCCATAAATCAGAACCGGTTCCACATTGAATTCTACGATGCCTATGCCGAGTTGGGCGGACTTATTCCGCAGTATCTGAGTGTGGACGATACAGACATTTATTTTACCGGATTTTTTTATTAA
- a CDS encoding DUF4302 domain-containing protein, whose amino-acid sequence MKNIFIYIVALIAIAACQHEDDPLLMGRPEERMEQILKDYRQQLVDAPSGWKGYLFPGSGGGYSFYMTFSSEGRVTMLADINADCQVKPFESSFRMEAVQRPSLFFDTYSYLHILSDPDPDTVGGAQGHGLNSDFEFAFESTQGDTIKLKGNQHGSPLLLIKATAAESEALRRGDLNVLQKGIVGYKDKSPFTYLQSRDGKRINTSFNLDTKTFSLSFKQADSLNIQTTPFAYTTNGIFLQKQVTYKDVTFHEVFYDASQKFYVMVDGERINLVPSADPILPLHLLLGIDFTTVSVPFEPLPGWSPLYTNARLTIHNSLLAKGVGLSNIELAFNPKNKTLTLDVFMRAVGDGGYYLGRYQYAYTKSADGVFKFTRYEEPTGNAKFIEEDMAPFLYYFNSSRFRMEYLKTADGFVAQLKCVESPSFYFSGNFGSAF is encoded by the coding sequence ATGAAAAATATTTTTATCTATATCGTCGCCCTCATCGCCATCGCGGCCTGCCAGCACGAAGATGATCCGTTGCTGATGGGACGCCCGGAAGAACGGATGGAGCAAATACTGAAAGACTATCGTCAGCAATTGGTAGACGCGCCTTCGGGCTGGAAAGGCTATTTGTTTCCAGGTTCGGGTGGAGGCTACAGCTTCTACATGACCTTCAGCAGCGAAGGCCGCGTAACCATGCTGGCCGACATCAATGCCGACTGCCAGGTGAAACCATTTGAAAGCTCGTTTCGCATGGAAGCGGTGCAGCGGCCGTCACTGTTCTTCGACACCTATTCTTATCTGCATATTCTTTCCGATCCCGATCCCGACACCGTGGGTGGAGCACAAGGGCATGGCCTGAATTCCGATTTTGAATTTGCGTTCGAATCCACACAAGGCGACACGATCAAACTGAAAGGGAACCAACACGGATCGCCACTCTTGCTCATCAAGGCAACGGCCGCCGAAAGTGAAGCACTGAGACGGGGCGACCTTAACGTGTTGCAAAAAGGCATTGTGGGTTACAAAGATAAAAGTCCCTTCACCTATTTGCAGTCGCGCGACGGCAAACGCATCAACACCAGCTTCAACCTGGATACAAAAACATTTTCGCTCTCGTTCAAACAAGCCGACTCGCTCAACATCCAGACCACACCGTTTGCCTACACCACCAACGGGATCTTTTTGCAAAAACAAGTCACGTACAAGGACGTGACCTTCCACGAGGTGTTTTATGATGCAAGCCAGAAGTTTTACGTGATGGTGGACGGCGAGCGCATCAACCTCGTGCCTTCTGCCGATCCGATCTTGCCGCTGCACCTTTTGCTGGGCATCGATTTCACTACGGTGTCCGTTCCATTCGAACCGCTGCCGGGATGGTCGCCCTTGTACACGAATGCGCGACTAACGATCCACAATTCATTGCTGGCAAAAGGGGTGGGGCTCAGCAACATCGAGCTGGCCTTCAATCCCAAAAATAAGACCCTGACCCTCGACGTGTTCATGCGCGCCGTGGGCGATGGAGGATATTACCTCGGGCGATATCAATATGCCTACACCAAATCGGCAGATGGCGTGTTCAAGTTCACCCGCTATGAGGAGCCGACGGGCAATGCAAAGTTTATTGAAGAGGACATGGCCCCGTTTTTATACTACTTCAACAGCTCGCGGTTCCGCATGGAGTATCTGAAGACCGCCGACGGCTTCGTGGCGCAATTGAAATGTGTGGAGAGCCCTTCGTTTTACTTCTCTGGAAATTTTGGTTCAGCATTTTAA